A single region of the Mycobacterium lentiflavum genome encodes:
- a CDS encoding SDR family NAD(P)-dependent oxidoreductase translates to MSVLEGKIAIVTGTSRGVGVGIAHELLRAGATVVGCSRGPLDTIPGVDADSEWAPRASQRVCDQGDCGSIDSFVADVVATHGRVDILVNNAGGTVPAPHVESIPELVQRIQGAPPSDDEYQRTALFHAFAVQMNLISPLWFAIRAYRQMANQDGVGCIINISSGAGHPAGSPTLVSYGAAKSGLNHLTRSLAEEWGPKVRVNCVALGPTMTENFRSFVLPKDDPTGEKYFAAVPMRRAGEPEEVGRVCVFLAGGQADFVNGTTIECDGGMMPGVLYEAGLKTITDLL, encoded by the coding sequence ATGAGCGTCCTCGAGGGCAAGATCGCGATCGTCACCGGAACCAGCCGGGGCGTGGGTGTCGGCATCGCCCATGAACTGCTGCGCGCCGGCGCCACCGTCGTCGGCTGTTCGCGCGGGCCGTTGGACACCATCCCAGGTGTCGACGCCGACTCCGAGTGGGCGCCGCGCGCCTCGCAGCGTGTCTGCGATCAGGGCGACTGCGGCTCGATCGATTCCTTCGTCGCCGACGTGGTCGCCACTCACGGTCGGGTCGACATCCTCGTCAACAACGCCGGCGGCACCGTCCCTGCGCCGCATGTGGAGAGCATTCCCGAACTCGTGCAACGGATTCAGGGCGCACCGCCGAGCGACGACGAGTACCAACGCACCGCGCTGTTCCATGCGTTCGCGGTGCAGATGAACCTGATCAGCCCGCTCTGGTTCGCCATCCGCGCCTACCGGCAGATGGCGAACCAGGACGGCGTCGGCTGCATCATCAACATCTCCAGCGGCGCCGGGCACCCGGCCGGCTCGCCCACCCTGGTCTCCTACGGCGCGGCCAAGAGTGGCCTCAACCACCTCACCCGATCATTGGCCGAGGAATGGGGGCCGAAGGTGCGCGTCAACTGTGTGGCCCTGGGTCCCACGATGACCGAGAACTTCCGCTCGTTCGTGTTGCCCAAGGACGATCCGACCGGAGAGAAGTATTTCGCCGCCGTCCCGATGCGCCGCGCCGGCGAGCCCGAAGAGGTCGGGCGCGTTTGTGTTTTCCTCGCCGGCGGCCAGGCCGACTTCGTCAACGGCACCACCATCGAGTGCGACGGCGGCATGATGCCGGGCGTGCTCTACGAGGCGGGCCTGAAGACGATCACCGATCTGCTGTAA
- a CDS encoding NAD(P)H-dependent amine dehydrogenase family protein, producing MSSSAKLRVIQWATGGVGKAAIACVLNHPRLELAGCWVHSAEKNGVDVGRIIGTGDLGVTATSSIDEILAMDADCVMYSPLVPNDDEVIAILRSGKNVVTPVGWVYPDPGNKRHQAVADAAVESGVTLHGSGIHPGGITERFPLMISSLSSAVTHVRAEEFSDIRTYNAPDVVRHIMGFGGTPEEAMEGPMASLLDAGFKQSVRMIADHMGFRIDPSIRTIQDVAVATAEIDYAPFPITTGTVAARRFRWQALVDGEPVITAAVNWLMGEENLDPAWDFGGIGERFEVEITGDPDVKLTFKGLQPETIEEGLIKNPGVVVTANHCINAIPDVCMAEPGIKTYLDLPLFAGRPAPNLAKPS from the coding sequence ATGAGTAGTTCGGCCAAGCTTCGCGTCATTCAATGGGCAACCGGCGGCGTCGGCAAGGCTGCCATCGCCTGCGTGCTCAACCACCCGCGGCTCGAACTGGCCGGCTGTTGGGTACACAGCGCGGAGAAAAACGGCGTCGACGTCGGCCGGATCATCGGAACCGGGGACCTTGGCGTCACGGCCACGTCGAGCATCGACGAGATTCTGGCGATGGACGCCGACTGCGTCATGTACAGCCCGCTGGTGCCCAACGACGACGAGGTCATCGCCATCCTGCGGTCCGGCAAGAACGTGGTCACCCCGGTTGGCTGGGTTTACCCCGATCCGGGCAACAAGCGTCACCAGGCCGTCGCCGATGCCGCAGTGGAAAGTGGTGTGACCCTGCATGGTTCGGGGATCCACCCAGGCGGCATTACCGAGCGGTTCCCGCTGATGATCTCGTCGCTGTCTTCCGCGGTCACCCACGTCCGCGCCGAGGAGTTCTCCGACATCCGCACCTACAACGCACCGGATGTGGTGCGCCACATCATGGGTTTCGGCGGTACTCCCGAAGAGGCCATGGAAGGACCCATGGCCAGCCTGCTCGACGCCGGATTCAAGCAGTCGGTGCGAATGATTGCCGACCACATGGGGTTTCGCATCGATCCGAGCATCAGGACCATCCAGGACGTGGCGGTGGCGACCGCTGAAATCGACTACGCCCCCTTCCCGATCACCACGGGCACGGTGGCCGCGCGCCGGTTCCGTTGGCAGGCCCTCGTCGACGGCGAGCCCGTCATCACGGCCGCGGTCAACTGGCTGATGGGTGAGGAAAACCTCGACCCGGCATGGGATTTCGGTGGGATCGGCGAGCGCTTCGAAGTAGAGATCACCGGCGACCCAGACGTGAAACTCACTTTCAAGGGCCTGCAACCGGAGACGATCGAAGAGGGGTTGATCAAGAATCCGGGCGTGGTGGTCACCGCCAACCATTGCATCAACGCCATCCCGGACGTCTGCATGGCGGAGCCGGGTATCAAGACCTACCTGGATCTGCCACTGTTCGCCGGGCGTCCGGCGCCCAATCTCGCGAAGCCATCGTGA
- a CDS encoding VOC family protein produces the protein MTGESVLDDVSFCHLVVGVTDMDRALAFYQGVLGMEIVFESLISGEPFDAVLHANRKQEGRVVGGLLGGLMIELLSLGGEPAPNRTTRRGITGILNVSLSVTDLDDTHRRVVNAGYSPDQEPFEIGGVRMFFVKDPDGTPVEFIELPDGVRSTYEMHRGVRLQMGPVA, from the coding sequence GTGACCGGCGAAAGCGTGCTCGACGACGTGTCGTTCTGCCACCTCGTCGTCGGCGTCACCGACATGGACCGCGCGCTGGCGTTCTACCAGGGTGTGCTCGGGATGGAGATCGTCTTCGAATCCCTGATATCCGGAGAGCCTTTCGACGCGGTGCTGCACGCTAACCGTAAACAGGAAGGCCGAGTGGTCGGCGGCTTGCTGGGCGGGTTGATGATCGAGCTGCTGTCCCTGGGCGGCGAGCCGGCCCCGAATCGCACCACTCGCCGTGGCATCACCGGCATCCTCAACGTGTCGTTGTCGGTGACCGATCTTGACGACACCCACCGACGCGTCGTCAATGCCGGCTACTCGCCCGATCAGGAGCCCTTCGAGATCGGCGGAGTCCGAATGTTTTTCGTGAAAGACCCGGATGGCACGCCGGTGGAATTCATCGAACTGCCCGACGGGGTGCGTAGCACCTACGAAATGCACCGCGGCGTGCGGCTGCAGATGGGACCCGTTGCATGA
- a CDS encoding SDR family NAD(P)-dependent oxidoreductase yields the protein MSYTHPDSMRGHVAIITGAAQGVGKGTATALLERGASVVLADIQADALETTTNELKELGPVASVVADLRDPASAQRITAAAVDAFGTVHGLVNNAIATNEPKAFVDITLEDFALGHDVGPRATFLLMQAVHPLMVKAGGGSIVNLGSGTGTGGEPKWGGYAAAKEGIRGLSKVAALEWGRDNIRVNVICPFAESDGVKFWKSFAPKEYDKAVGRVPMKRIGDVRTDVGALVAFLLGTDATFITGQTIHVDGGIGCFR from the coding sequence ATGAGTTACACCCATCCCGATTCGATGCGCGGCCACGTCGCGATAATCACCGGCGCGGCTCAAGGCGTGGGCAAAGGGACCGCGACGGCACTGCTGGAACGCGGCGCATCGGTGGTACTGGCCGACATACAGGCCGACGCCCTGGAAACAACGACCAACGAGCTCAAGGAATTGGGGCCGGTCGCGAGCGTGGTCGCAGATCTGCGCGACCCGGCCAGCGCGCAGCGGATCACTGCGGCCGCGGTCGACGCCTTCGGCACCGTGCACGGGCTGGTCAACAATGCCATTGCCACCAACGAGCCCAAGGCATTCGTCGACATAACCCTCGAGGACTTCGCGCTCGGCCATGACGTCGGCCCCCGGGCGACCTTCCTGCTCATGCAGGCGGTGCACCCGTTGATGGTCAAGGCCGGCGGCGGTTCGATCGTCAACCTCGGCTCGGGAACGGGAACCGGCGGCGAACCCAAGTGGGGCGGTTATGCCGCCGCCAAGGAAGGCATCCGCGGCTTGTCCAAGGTCGCAGCGCTGGAATGGGGACGCGACAACATCCGCGTGAACGTCATCTGCCCGTTCGCCGAGTCCGACGGCGTCAAGTTCTGGAAGTCGTTTGCCCCCAAGGAATATGACAAGGCCGTGGGGCGTGTTCCGATGAAGCGCATCGGCGACGTCCGCACCGACGTGGGAGCGCTGGTGGCGTTCCTGCTCGGTACTGACGCCACGTTCATCACCGGTCAGACCATTCACGTCGACGGTGGGATCGGCTGCTTCCGGTGA
- a CDS encoding TetR/AcrR family transcriptional regulator, with product MTGESLRDRQRAQIRADIRRAAFRLFVERGYDAVTTEEIATAAGVSPRTFFRHVPTKEELLLAPVRHGGAAIVNHLEKRPATEAPDVALINAIITRTQSFDQADCEEWRAALLVAPGLLDKATIHTPADKERAMKLVAERMGTDPEIDMRPGLLIQLAFGAADFAFQQWVLRSANRQPLDRYVIEALEAIKSSYWKRGHRPQR from the coding sequence GTGACCGGCGAGTCGCTACGTGATCGCCAGCGGGCTCAGATCCGCGCCGATATCCGGCGCGCGGCGTTCCGGCTGTTTGTCGAACGCGGATACGACGCGGTAACCACCGAGGAGATCGCCACTGCCGCAGGCGTGTCACCGCGAACCTTCTTCCGGCATGTGCCGACCAAAGAGGAGCTGCTGCTGGCGCCGGTGCGCCACGGCGGGGCCGCGATCGTCAATCACCTGGAAAAGCGTCCGGCCACCGAGGCGCCGGACGTCGCATTGATCAATGCCATCATCACGCGGACCCAGTCGTTCGACCAAGCCGACTGCGAGGAGTGGCGCGCAGCCCTACTGGTTGCGCCCGGTCTGCTCGACAAGGCAACGATCCACACTCCCGCTGACAAGGAGCGGGCGATGAAGCTCGTCGCCGAACGCATGGGCACCGACCCCGAAATCGATATGCGCCCCGGGCTGCTGATCCAACTCGCCTTCGGTGCGGCCGATTTCGCGTTCCAGCAGTGGGTACTGCGGTCGGCCAACCGGCAGCCGCTGGACCGCTACGTGATCGAGGCTCTTGAGGCGATCAAGAGCAGCTATTGGAAGCGGGGTCACCGGCCCCAACGGTGA
- a CDS encoding FAD-binding oxidoreductase, producing MTASASRLTGDVVGAGDPRYEVARTGWNHLYSRYPKAIVFCSNTTDVVNALEWAQHNDVAVRARSGGHCLEGWSAVDGGLVIDVSGLKSAQIDAVSGRATVGAGLLQLEAVTALGAHGLAAPTGTEGTVGLVGATLGGGFGLLTRSLGMASDNLMAVEIVVTDKGNGAKAITVDDTSHPDLMWALRGAGNGNFGVVTSLTYQVHPLSHVTYVVATWAGLSDLPEVFDAWQHSAPNTDSRLTSQLEIHCGEIQLIAALCAGSGTEATELLAPILTVGNPRITTTTAPWADTYADFQIPTPEEPANWKFTSQFIIRPFPAAAIELISRFMDKAPSPDCNYFTNAFGGAVMTSEPAGGSVFAHRDALFYAEPGVGWGVRGGPAADEQLTARALAWIAEFSESLQPYVAGAYVNVPNAGMADWATAYWGDNLDRLRAVKSKYDPGNMFRYEQSIPPATR from the coding sequence ATGACCGCATCCGCCAGCCGGCTCACCGGTGACGTTGTAGGTGCCGGCGATCCCCGGTACGAGGTGGCGCGTACCGGATGGAACCATCTTTACTCCCGCTACCCCAAAGCCATCGTTTTCTGCAGCAACACAACAGATGTCGTCAACGCCCTTGAGTGGGCACAACACAACGATGTCGCCGTTCGAGCGCGTAGCGGGGGCCACTGCCTAGAGGGCTGGTCGGCTGTCGACGGCGGCCTGGTCATCGATGTCAGCGGGCTTAAGTCGGCCCAGATCGACGCGGTCTCAGGTCGTGCGACAGTTGGGGCAGGGCTTCTTCAACTGGAGGCGGTGACCGCGCTCGGCGCTCACGGACTCGCGGCACCGACCGGCACGGAAGGGACGGTCGGCCTGGTCGGCGCGACCCTCGGTGGCGGCTTCGGCCTGCTCACCCGCAGCCTGGGCATGGCAAGCGACAACCTGATGGCGGTCGAGATCGTCGTGACGGACAAGGGCAACGGGGCCAAGGCGATCACCGTCGATGACACCTCCCACCCGGACCTCATGTGGGCTCTGCGCGGCGCCGGCAACGGCAACTTCGGCGTTGTCACCTCATTGACGTACCAGGTCCACCCGCTATCACACGTCACCTACGTGGTAGCGACCTGGGCAGGGCTCAGCGACCTACCTGAAGTCTTCGACGCCTGGCAACACTCGGCACCGAACACCGACAGCCGCCTCACTAGCCAACTTGAGATCCATTGCGGCGAAATCCAGTTGATAGCGGCTCTCTGCGCAGGGTCGGGCACCGAGGCGACCGAGCTGCTAGCGCCCATCCTGACGGTCGGAAACCCTCGCATAACCACTACAACCGCACCGTGGGCCGATACCTACGCCGATTTCCAGATACCCACTCCGGAGGAGCCCGCGAACTGGAAGTTCACTTCGCAGTTCATCATTCGACCATTTCCGGCCGCCGCGATTGAGCTAATCAGTCGGTTCATGGACAAAGCCCCGTCGCCGGATTGCAATTACTTCACCAACGCCTTCGGCGGAGCCGTCATGACCAGCGAGCCCGCCGGCGGCTCGGTGTTCGCCCATCGCGACGCATTGTTCTACGCCGAACCCGGTGTCGGCTGGGGCGTTCGCGGTGGACCCGCCGCCGATGAACAGCTGACCGCGCGAGCACTTGCCTGGATCGCGGAGTTCAGCGAATCTTTACAGCCTTACGTGGCCGGAGCCTACGTGAACGTGCCGAACGCGGGCATGGCTGACTGGGCCACGGCCTACTGGGGCGACAACCTCGACCGGCTGCGGGCGGTCAAGTCAAAGTACGACCCCGGCAACATGTTTCGTTACGAACAGAGCATTCCACCGGCGACACGATGA
- a CDS encoding class I SAM-dependent methyltransferase — translation MSNWLRDFATDVNSERSLSGRARGRRWQHLVTCFPEFSEMRVLDLGGTPESWQLAPVQPCAVTTVNLMPAQAQTPGVTAIQANACDLPSSVTNDHFDLVFSNSLLEHVGGHVQRQRLADYVHALGDRHWIQTPYRYFPIEPHWLFPGMQWLPYEARIQVSLRWNRGHIRTHTREEAREQVDEIELVGISQMRGLFPSSDIWFERFAGLIKSLVAIRT, via the coding sequence ATGTCGAACTGGCTGCGCGACTTCGCGACAGATGTCAATTCCGAGCGGTCGCTGTCCGGGCGGGCACGCGGCCGTCGCTGGCAGCACCTGGTCACCTGCTTCCCGGAATTCTCCGAAATGAGAGTGCTGGACCTGGGCGGGACTCCCGAGTCTTGGCAGCTCGCGCCGGTGCAACCCTGCGCCGTCACCACGGTGAACCTGATGCCCGCGCAAGCGCAGACTCCCGGCGTGACCGCGATTCAGGCCAACGCGTGTGATCTTCCGAGTTCGGTGACGAATGATCATTTCGACCTGGTGTTTTCCAACTCACTGCTCGAGCACGTCGGTGGGCATGTACAGCGCCAGCGTCTCGCGGACTACGTCCACGCGCTCGGCGACCGGCACTGGATCCAGACTCCCTACCGCTACTTTCCGATCGAGCCGCATTGGTTATTCCCGGGCATGCAGTGGCTGCCCTACGAGGCGCGCATCCAGGTGTCGCTGCGGTGGAACCGCGGCCACATTCGCACGCACACCCGCGAGGAAGCCCGAGAACAGGTCGACGAGATCGAACTGGTCGGCATCTCACAGATGCGCGGGTTGTTCCCGTCCTCGGACATCTGGTTCGAACGATTCGCGGGACTGATCAAGTCCCTGGTCGCCATCCGAACCTGA
- a CDS encoding type 1 glutamine amidotransferase domain-containing protein yields MAKVLFVVTASSYWTLTDGTRHPTGYWAEEFAAPYDALSRAGHQIVVATPGGTVPYVDVMSLRPSMAGSVEIAEKLEGILRSAEQLRAPIQLANARLDDYDAIYYPGGHGPMEDLWRDADSGRLLISALASGKPLAIVCHAPAAILATRRDGTTPFAGYRVTAFTNDEEDGVGLREKAPWTVEDELVKAGIDFVKGEMWKPFTVTDRNLYTGQNPASAGPLAEKLLEVL; encoded by the coding sequence ATGGCAAAGGTTCTGTTCGTCGTCACCGCATCGAGCTACTGGACGCTGACGGACGGCACCCGACATCCGACCGGGTATTGGGCCGAGGAGTTCGCGGCCCCGTACGACGCGCTCAGCCGGGCTGGCCACCAGATCGTGGTGGCCACGCCCGGCGGCACGGTGCCGTACGTGGACGTGATGAGCCTGCGCCCGTCGATGGCCGGCAGCGTCGAGATCGCCGAAAAGCTGGAAGGAATCCTGCGTTCCGCCGAACAGTTGCGTGCCCCAATCCAACTCGCCAACGCCCGCCTGGACGATTACGACGCCATCTACTACCCAGGCGGCCACGGCCCGATGGAAGACCTATGGCGCGACGCGGATTCCGGCCGGCTGCTCATCTCGGCGCTTGCCTCAGGAAAGCCGTTGGCGATCGTCTGCCACGCACCCGCGGCAATCCTGGCGACCCGTCGCGATGGCACCACGCCCTTCGCGGGCTACCGGGTCACGGCCTTTACCAACGACGAAGAGGATGGTGTCGGACTCCGCGAGAAGGCGCCGTGGACGGTCGAGGACGAACTCGTGAAGGCGGGCATCGACTTCGTCAAAGGCGAAATGTGGAAGCCTTTCACGGTGACGGACCGCAATCTCTACACCGGGCAAAACCCCGCCTCGGCCGGACCGCTCGCCGAAAAGCTGCTCGAAGTGCTTTAA
- a CDS encoding HpcH/HpaI aldolase/citrate lyase family protein, protein MTDLLRRSELAVPACNDNMFEKGARCGADLVFLDLEDATPVGAKVQSRAKVIAALNDIDWGRTARAIRINGLDTRWCHDDVIDVVTQAGENLDTIIVPKARTARDVWWVDVLLTQLESKLGLSNRIRLEVLIEEVEGLANAEEIAAASPRLDALIFGVGDFSLSQGARVDTNFVPLGEYPGEFWAYARNKVIVAARIAGIDAIDAPYPDYRDLSGYERDARRSSLLGYTGKWAIHPDQVPIANGVYAPTADEIARAEANVAAYREAEAEGRGAVGVNGVLVDAAHVKQAQQTLARAALVKARQGNESAHI, encoded by the coding sequence TCTTCTCCGTCGTTCCGAACTCGCGGTGCCCGCGTGCAACGACAACATGTTCGAGAAGGGCGCCCGGTGTGGGGCGGATTTGGTGTTCCTCGATCTAGAGGACGCGACCCCCGTTGGCGCCAAAGTCCAGTCGCGTGCCAAAGTTATTGCGGCGCTCAATGATATCGACTGGGGGCGCACCGCTCGCGCCATTCGGATCAACGGCCTGGACACTCGGTGGTGCCACGACGATGTGATCGACGTCGTCACCCAGGCGGGCGAGAACCTGGACACGATCATCGTCCCGAAAGCCCGCACCGCTCGCGATGTCTGGTGGGTGGACGTCCTGCTGACTCAGTTGGAGTCGAAACTTGGCCTGAGCAACCGAATTCGGCTCGAGGTTCTGATCGAGGAAGTGGAGGGCCTCGCTAATGCCGAGGAGATCGCCGCGGCCAGTCCCCGCCTGGATGCCCTGATCTTCGGGGTCGGTGACTTCTCGCTGTCGCAGGGTGCGCGGGTAGACACCAACTTTGTTCCGCTCGGCGAATACCCCGGCGAATTCTGGGCCTATGCGCGTAACAAGGTAATCGTCGCTGCCCGCATCGCCGGCATCGATGCGATCGACGCGCCGTATCCCGACTACCGGGACCTGTCCGGATACGAGCGTGATGCGAGGCGCTCGTCGCTGCTCGGCTACACCGGCAAGTGGGCCATCCATCCCGACCAGGTGCCCATCGCCAATGGTGTTTACGCGCCGACCGCCGACGAGATCGCGCGAGCCGAAGCCAATGTGGCCGCCTACCGGGAGGCCGAGGCCGAGGGCCGTGGCGCGGTCGGAGTCAACGGGGTGCTGGTCGACGCCGCCCACGTCAAGCAGGCCCAGCAGACGCTGGCGCGCGCCGCGCTGGTCAAAGCGCGGCAAGGCAACGAATCGGCGCACATCTGA